From Populus alba chromosome 16, ASM523922v2, whole genome shotgun sequence:
AGCTTAAATCCTGGATGGAAATTTGGTATTTCAGCTGCAGATTATATTGAAGGCAGCGCTACACTTGCAAGTTCATTGTATTACCAGGTGCTCTACTCTTTCACTTGACCATGTGAGATTTGGTTTATCTGTTTTGTGTGACAACACAATTAGAACTAAGTACACGGGATTGCATTTTCTGACTTTCTCTGATCGGTGAGTAAGTAATTTACTTCTTGACATAATCATTTGCTGCTATCAGGCTTTGGGCATTCCCACAGGTCCTCATGGTGCTTTCCGTGATTTCCAAGTTGATGCAATTACTTTGGAGATTTCACCTAAGGTTTCTCCTCATAACAAAGCCAGGCACAATGAGTTTCTTCTAAGAGGAGGCAGGTCAGTGCTTATCTTACATCTCTTTCATTGTCATCGTAACTTGCATTTATACCATAGAAGTACAATGTATCGAcatagtatttttaaatgagTGGTTCCCCTATAGCATGCTATTGTTTAAAAGAGAACTTTTTATCGGCAAGGTTGTGTTGACTTGAGTGGAAGCATTTTTAGTCTGAAGAACTTAatgatcagttttttttttttaacacaattgatttcatttcaacacaTCTTAATCAGCTTTCTGTTAATAAATGTACACCCCTACATGTTTGTGTGTCTGTCTACATGCGTCATTAATAATGACTGAATCCCAGTGGAGGATCTCAATTCTTATCTAATTCAAGCAgcagcttttatttatttatttgatgtgcAATGATATTACTTATCTATCTCTAAACCCTTTAATTACAACTAGGACCACCCTTTGTGGGGTTTGAACCTGCTTGCATTCACAATGTGAGAGCTGCACCACTGCACTAAACAGCAGGTGctctgatttgatttttttccctaatGGATTGTTAGCGGTTCAAAATTCCCACTAACACAAAGATAATACTTTGTTAGAATGTATTTAATGTAATGGAGGTATAGAATGATGTTCCACTGTGTCCCTCTTCGTTACATTTTATTGTGTCCTACCAAACTCAACATGAGATATTTAGAATGCTGAAGAGATGGTTTTTGCAAAATTTAAGTCTTGACTTTCATAGAATATTGTCTGCTTTAGATTTAGTTTTATCTGGACAATGCTTTTCCttgatctttttctttattttcttgttgcATTTTGATTGTGTGAGGATCAGGACTCATTTAGTAATACAGGCCCATGCAAGTAAAttcatagtttttgttttgttttttggctGAAGATGCTCCTGTTTCTTGATGCAGGTTGGTCGAAGGAGTTATAAGATCAATAAATAATCTCCTTGAGAAGTTTCACCAGTCATTTTTCCTATACATGCTAACATCTCCTAGTAAGTTTGTGTCAGTCGGAGTGTACATGATTGCTTTTGCACTCCTTGTAGCACCACTTCCCCTGGTAGCAGCTTCACTTTATGCTGATGCTAATCAACTGGATCTTGGAGTCAAAAATACCAAATCGACTCCTACAACCACTGCTTCTGACGAGCTTGACATCACTTTCAGATCATGGAAATGGCTCTACGCTGCAAAAGAAGTTTTTCTCATTCATGTATGGGGTGCAGCTGTTTCATTGCTTCCATATTTCATTTGTCAGATACCAAACTGCAGCCCAACGTCCAGCTCTGTTATCTGGGTCTTCCTTTCAATGCTTAGCCTTCTAATCTTGTACTTGATAGTGGGTTCTCCATCTACTCATGTCTATATATCTCAATCCGAGGAGAAAGGCGAATGGGCTATTTTGAAATCAGCGACCATCTCAGCAGTCTTCATTGGTTTGCTTGTCATGtcagttgttaattttgcagCAGCAGAAATTGGTGCGTTACTTTTGGTCCCAATGTGTTTGATGGCTCAACCTCTGAAGCTTGACATGAAAGCTGGGAAGTTAAGGAGTTTCTTGAGGATTATTTGTAATGTGGTTTTGGGTTTTATTGCATTTCCGCCGGCTGCTTTTTTTGTGGTGAAGACTATATTCGAAGGTTTTGACAGCATTAATATGGGTGACTTCTGGAATTGGATGGAGTCCCTCTGGGCATGGAACAGTGCTACTTACATTTATATAGGTATGGTCCATCTGCCATGTTGGGTGTTGTGCTTACACATTTTACTTCATTCTTGTTGACACCTTTTGTCTGTTTTGACTCTCACTGCACCGTTGAACTAAATTTGCAGATCATTAGGttaatgaaatttttgttttgatattgtcGTCTTACTCTAAACTGGTTAGTTTATAATGATTCTGACTAAACCACGCtcttccatttattttaacaaCCATGAAAGACAGACTTGGCTTCTGTCCTTTACATCAGCTATAACAGCTTCAATCTCTCAAGCCATGGATGTTTCTTGGCCAATCTTAGCTCTAAAAACCACCTGGGAATCTCTTTTGATAGACAAGCCATAGCCTTTCCGTTTTGACGCTTTACATCCCTAGAATCTCGACAAACCCGAACCCTAGGGAAACAAACCTCTTCTAAAAGAGGCATCACAGTTATTGTTTAGAGAACCTTGGTGAGGTTTGAGAACCCGAATGTTGAGGAATTCCAGGTCTCGTGACTGCTGGAAATGTGCAATTCAGGAGCTCTCCATGGACTCTGCCTTGGCATTCTGCACCGTGCCCTTAGGATTTCAAAGACTGCTCCATTTCTAGCTTTCCAAATCATCCAAAACACATAGGCAACCTTACCAATCATACCCCCAAAAGTACTTAATCGAGCCTGTTCAGATTATTCCACCAGGAGAGCAAGCCCACACCACTGCCAAACCAAGCTGCACTAGCTAGCATGCGGGCAGAAAAATGTTAAATGTTAGATACTCTATGGATTCTTGGGACATATTCCTCTATCATAGACTCAGCTTTGTTGGAAGCAGTAGTTCTCCCCAAAAAGAGGAATTGAAAttgttcttcttttatttgtttttttttttttgggggggggggggggttcaaTTGTATTTTACATCATGTATAATTTAATCCCTGATATTTTCTTCGAATCAAGTTCTTATATGTCAAATCATGAACTTTGCCAAAACTCTCAAAATAGATGTATGatgttatagaaaataaaaatttaataaaatcacaataatatcaactgtaattataaaaaaaataatgacattcGTGATTGATTAATCTCATGGATTGAGATATTACTTTGAGATACAATTCACACGCACATAAATAGATATTATgaatttcttccctttttttggTCTTGACTTTTAGATTACAATCAAGGAATCTTTTTTAAACAAAAGCTAGTAAGATTTTTTGTATCAACTTTATATCCTTTAAACAATTTGGATTTATTGATCATGCTAGTCAAACAACATGTCTTCCATTGAAGGACGCGCTTCTTGACCAAATCATATTATCCCTTAGTATAGAGGTTTAGAATTgtaatagtagttattttttaaaatattttttattttaaaatatattaaaataatatatttttttattttttaaaaattatttttaatatcagtatatcaaaataatttgaaaatattaaaaaaatattaatttaaagtaaaaaaaaaaaacaataaaattttaaattttttcaaaaattttcaaaatacaatgtCAAACCTACCCTAAGTATCTATTTTAGATATTAGGTTTGTGCTTACACTAAGTCCGTACAATCTCttgccttttatatttttttaattattgtttttaattttattttggataaaacataatttttatctatttgttATGTGAACTTGGATTTtgttgttgatatatatatatatatatatatagtataaatTTTGTTCTGTCATTTTAATAGAGCAAtgttgaaaaaacaatcaaccGATAAGAggaaattgttatttattttcatacaaTGGTAATTTGTATctctaaaaacaatattatataataaattcaaatcaaaattatctgcacgtaattctttattttttattaattattttcacatTTACAAGGcaattatcattaaaatatattattctcgtcatcttgttcatctattatatattttgtcATTAAATTGATTACTTTTGTATACTTTTAAAGGGCACTAGTCGTGTCTGGTTTACAATGCCTCGACCACCACATATTTTTATGGTAAAATAAGGGGATGATCAGTGCCTCACGATATCTGAGGCTGGAAGGATGGAATGTGACATATTTTACATTATTTGAGACAGACATAATGATTGGCCTCGATGTGATTTTATTGTATTGTGCTTTGCTTCGCTTGCATGTTGTTGGTAGCCTGTAAAATCGATTGGTAGCTAAAATGCTAGCAGGATGCTTCTGCTTGATCCGAATCTTTCAACATGCTAATTATTGCATCAAtctccattttttcttttactccaaatttcaaattataattgttgTGGTGTCCGTTTTCCATTTCTCATATGCTTGtgttttgtttatttgcttAGGAGTGTTTATGGATGTTgctagaaattgttttttaaattattttttatttaaaaatatattaaaataatattttttttatattttaaaatttatttttaatatcagcatattaaacgattccaaaaatactaaaataataatttaaagcaaatttttttaaaaaaaaattaaacaaaaaaaataatattgatggtttttaaataCAAGTTCTAACTAGCGTGTGTGATATTATATATTCAGagtctaaaaagaaaatagctATAATTTCTGAATGGTAGCCATATAAGCCTATTGTACGAGTATGAATCATAAAAAGAACTTAAAAGTAAGCATTCAAATTGGATAAGATTTGTATCAATTGAATACTTAGATAATAAATTATGACATGCTGAAGAAGCAATCTATGTTATCCCTTCCAAGCTATCTTCTCGGCTTTTACTCTCTTCATCTAGTACATGAACTTAGTGACTAGACATTCTAAATTGAACAATGaattatttatcaagttttactttctttaagggttttttggataattatAGAAAGCCTTGTATAGTTTGTTcttttctctccctctttctctttttgttataaCTCAGTTTTTACTCCCTccaaattttctattttttttttaaaatatcttcaaaatcattttaaaaaaaaatcatcaaggaacaaggatttcaaaaataaaatatagtgtCGGGTTGCAATCGAGCAAGAATTTAATTTGCATCTAGTCAAAAAGTCATGTAGGCATGCTatttagggtttaattgaagaaaattggaagaaaaggttgaaattgGTTATAATTGcacaaattaaaagatcaaggatcaaaatgaaaaagttgGCAAAGTTTAGAAGTCCAATTCATTTAATTAGGAGCctaattatgaagaaaaaatagaattaagaGCAAAATTAACTAGATTTTTGCAAGctaatgatcaaaataaaaaagatgaaaaagtttGGAattccaattaattcaattaggGGTGTAATTGAATAAAAGACTGTAATTtagagttaatttgatcaaaattgaaagaattaaaaagaccaatgaccaaaataaaagaagagctGAAATTTAGGGAccttattaattcaattaagagcttaattgaaaaacaaattgagatttgAGGTTAATTTGACCAAAATTACACAAATTGGAAATGTAAGTACTAAAGTGTAAAAGATGTCAATATTGAAGggtgtttttaaatgttattaggggctaaattgaaagaaatattgaaaaataaaccgAAATTAGTTGAATatgatacaattaaaagaatgagaattaaattgaaaataatttatttttggtaggTGTAATTATAGTGTTTTGTTAATAAAGTAATCAAAAGGGTGCCTAAACAAcgttgttttaattaaaaaacatggttaGCTTCCTCCTTCAAGCATGTATGATtctttctccctctctttttttcacagCTATTTTGGCCTGGTTTTGATTACGAATCTCTTTCTCGTGCACATGAATTAATGGCCAAGAGGCACACTTTTCTCTTCCCCTGCACTTGTACTTTATTTTTAGCTAAAGACACACTTTATTGCCTCATATGGGGGCAAAAAACTAGTGCGAAATAAACTAACTCGAGTATGTTATACAAAGTGTACATCAATGGTGGATAACTAGGATTGATTCGAGGAGATCAACAAATGAGATTAGCTCACTTAGAAAGATTCTAGGACCTTTCTCCCTGATTGTATATAGAGGGGcacaaagaggaaaaaaataaagagattaaaaagagaaaaaagacattaaattaaaagagataGTGGAAGAAGAAGGTTTAAGCTCAAACCATTTTATCCAAAGGGTAGAGAAGAGtgaggagagaaagaaaagaaataaaaagagggTTAAATCATACCAAAAACCCAAATtgtaagggaaaaaaagagcTTGGTTATTGGATCACCAAACCGATTCATTTCAAACCAAAgagtttttagagagagaaaatcaccAAAAGCCTCTCCACCACTGGCCAGCCACCGTGGGAACAACCAAACCTACCTACTTTGCTGGAACCACCCTTGAGGTATATCAtcattctctttcttcttttttcttctttagggTTTATGACATAAATAATGTAAGATGAtgccttttgattttaaaatatgttttaagttTAGCTAAGTTCAATATTGATATTgtgtgattttataaaaaacaaatacaaaaagtaTGGTGGATAAATATGTGAAAAAATGCAtggataaatatttaaagtttggATTTTTAGGATTTATTTGTGATTGATTTAGGTGTTGCATGccttttatctctctctctctctctctctatatatatatatatatatatatatatatatatatataattagaataaatatgatgattttggttataaaacaaatgcatgaaagaaaaatcaaagctttGCGTTTTTAGGTTTACTTGTAACCTAGActtgaaataataaaagttagggttttgagatatgttttttttttttattattattatttcatatgtTGCAGGCTTTCTTGATTAtgaatgagaaaaatcaaacatttttttttgcatgcttAGATGAATAATATGACTCGAGATCTTTTACTCTTAAGATTAATTTGTTATCTTGGTTTTTATGCTTGTTGTCATCCTATCTTCATGATCATgataagaaaaatgtttttcatttcaaactccATGTGATTTGGCCAAgcctattaaaataatttgcatTTCGTTAGTGATCATAcaaattttgtaattaatatgTTGTGTCCATGTtctcatttctaaaaaaaattaaaaaaaattcattacatTGCAAATTTTCATAGTGGGTTCTTataaattgtttataaaattcattGAGATTTGACTTGTATTAAAATGTCTATTAGGCCAACATTCTAAATCTTTCAAAACTCATTtccttttctaataaaaaaaaatcatgtccaaaatattttattattcactTTTGGTAACTAGGGTAGATGGATTCAACATAGACcattataaattgtttataaaattcattGAGATTTGACTTGTATTAAAATGTCTATTAGGCCAACATTCTAAATCTTTCAAAACTCATTtccttttctaataaaaaaaaatcatgtccaaaatattttattattcactTTTGATATCTAGGGTGGATTGATTCAATATAAACCATTACTTTGGATATTAGAAGGGGTAGCCTatccttttgatttcaaattataaaataagttttagaaatattaaaattcaatattcaTAAAACAATTGATAGTATTgacctttttaatatttttttcacatattaATGTTgacaatcaacaacaacaagaatgataaaatttgatgagttatttatttgttgtggATGGACATACATAAATCATAGTACTAATGTGTACTAACATTAATATAgggaaaaaagacaacaaaaaataaaatctaaaaagatgaTTTTTAGATAGCACACTACATGACGATGAACCCTAAAAAAGTCATTGTCAAAATTAAGTCCAAAGCATTTGTGCCACTAGATCCCACCACTAAGTAGATCAACTCCTAATGGTTACTACTTAGATATTTTAGGATTGGGGTATAAAAATCCTCATCAACAAAAATTACCAGTGAACCCTAGTattatacaataaataaatcaaaacatgtCGTTATCCATTGACCACTTTTACACAAACAAAATGTTTAACAACTCCTCAAAGGATATGAGTTCCATTTAATAAGCCCAACATAAATCCACTGGTAATTCATTGGCATGACTTGACAGCATATTTGTAACAGGTCATGATCAAGAGTCACTGGCTATCGATATGTCAATTCACCAAGTATTATCAAAAGATAGTAACTAAGAGTGGCAAAGATGAACCAAATCTTATAATGGTTAGGATTAAATCAAACACTTAAGGTTTAACTCATTATAGTATACTCATTATTACCCATGCAGATAGACTACTAATGTTAGGCATAACAAACCATTAGATATAAAAGACTAAGTGACAATGCAACTTGCCTGAAGTAAGATATTTTAAGGTGATAATACATTTTCTATAGTATAATCAGACTCTTACCTTATAAATATGAAGATCAATTAGAGTTTCTAATAACAACAATACTGAGTGACGACTCATTTTTAACATAAGACCTTTCCCCATCAACACAAAAACaatcctttccttttttctacGAAAGAAGGTCTTTAGTGGCCACAATGTCGGATACAACAAcctttatacttttaaaaattaaactttacattcttgaccaaaacaaaaatctaaaaaagaatAGAATGACTAAATtacccttatatatataaaagaaccaATGTAAATGACAGATCACACACACTCTCttatctcatttttttctcttgaaaataacataatcTCTCTCATCTTTcctcattgataaaaaaattgaaatcaaaatcaaattttatttaatagagtTGTGTTATAGTCTCTTATGAAGTCTTCTCTCTTCACGTTTGAAACTCAGTAAAGCTGGAATCCCTCTCTACGGAAACTAACAACACTTATAAGGTATGTTacaattgttttctttaatcGAGATTTCAAAAATTGGTTTTAGTGCATTTTGCTGATAAGAAATAAGGTTATTTCAttacaatatagttttttttactcaaCTGAACAAAAATTCCtttgattatttattgttgaaaattgagttatgaTATTGGAAGCCCAAAAAAATCCAATGTTGGTTGTTCAATCgataaaaatcaatttccatACATATTTTAACCATTGTTTAACCTAATTAGAcatgtttaattgaaaatattgaaaaaaaaaacaaatttgaatatTAGGGTTACTATTCATATAacgctttttatttctttgctcATAACATTGTTAATTGGTTGATTGAAGCTTTTTATTAACTTTCTTTAACCATTGTATATCATAATTAGTTAATTAGACATGTTAAGATTGTGTAATTATTGGAGTAGGTGTTGTGTTAATGTGCTTAAGAAAATTTGTAGTGATAAAGGTCATGATAGATTTCATATCGCTAGGTtagactttcttttttcttggatcttattgctaaatttttcttctatttttttttggtaaaaatgaattattttctaTAG
This genomic window contains:
- the LOC118050293 gene encoding uncharacterized protein; the encoded protein is MPKTETETPKMKPRPIVRLGIFLISHSLLVSVVCCTAGVLALLLLPLLAKNTYISENALMPGSASSMISNRDISEANRLASDLNGLNFKPQDSAAVESRRILTKYMSDLGAEVSYHKFHYKPNQFHPLHFFSSPDSTSSVKNLSCSAHGVNTVGIIRAPSGDGKEAIVLVTPYKFGKSGAAETLSLSIAYTVFSLLSRVTWLAKDIIWFVADSQYGEYAPVEAWLRDYHTPVFTGLGTLNADRCVKIDDPYVFEQKSIAQRKISDGFRRAGTMAAALILKVADRNAMLEDTLNIYAEASNGQMPNLDLINIVNYLAVHRQGLRVKVEKVLTLLDSRWLEILGQIFELLGKVARSLNPGWKFGISAADYIEGSATLASSLYYQALGIPTGPHGAFRDFQVDAITLEISPKVSPHNKARHNEFLLRGGRLVEGVIRSINNLLEKFHQSFFLYMLTSPSKFVSVGVYMIAFALLVAPLPLVAASLYADANQLDLGVKNTKSTPTTTASDELDITFRSWKWLYAAKEVFLIHVWGAAVSLLPYFICQIPNCSPTSSSVIWVFLSMLSLLILYLIVGSPSTHVYISQSEEKGEWAILKSATISAVFIGLLVMSVVNFAAAEIGALLLVPMCLMAQPLKLDMKAGKLRSFLRIICNVVLGFIAFPPAAFFVVKTIFEGFDSINMGDFWNWMESLWAWNSATYIYIGMVHLPCWVLCLHILLHSC